Genomic window (Methanomassiliicoccales archaeon):
AAATTTGATCAATAAAGGCGCCGTAGGCGATACTAGAATTCTTGCTCTCGATAACCAGACAAACAGGGGGGCTGAGTTTTTCGTAAATTGATTGAGCGGGTTCATTGGCAATTTGAATCAGCGCACCCCTTTCTCTTTCAGGAGAAATAACAAATAGTTTTTGTCTAACCACACAAATCATGAAAAAGAGTGATGCAATTAGAAAACCAGGGGATAAAATAGAAGGTAAGTCTGAATCGAACAACTCCATGACGGCGAGGCACAAAGCCCACAATAGCGGAGATGCTATGCCAGTCGCTAATAGTATTACCTGGGTTCTCAACTTGCTATCTTTTGAATGTTTGTATACATCCGCAAGTATAATAAGAGCTGCACTTGCATATCCAGCGAGGATAATGATGAGCGAATACTCAGCAGGTGAATCGGGAATACTCCAACCCATGTCCGTCATTAAAAGTTCCGAGACAAGCATCGCTGGGATTGATGCAAATATCAATAGAGGTATGATAAATCGGTACGAAGGATAGAAAATTCTCCGCCATCTAGATCCAGATATGAGAAACGAGGAGATGTATAGGAAGCCGCCGTAGATGATGACGAGAATGAAAATGACGAGCCTTGCAAGGATCTTAGCTGTTGCCTCATCTTCCACGTTCATAAATAGGAAATCGAGAAATCCAGCTACGAGAAAAAGGGACATCAAAAAAGCAAAGAACCTTGAGGCTGGAAGAAAGGGATTTTTTGTCATGACATACACACCAATCATAAACGCAAATGAGCCCGTGATGGGCGAAATGAGGGAGTAGATGTGTTGGCCTTCTAGCATTAAATTGCATTGATTATCGATCGTACTAAAATGCTTTTCTTTGCGGACGGTTGATCATTTCAAAAATATTTTGATGAAAAGATCGAGTCAGTAAGCAAAAAATATCCAAATAATGAGACACTTAGAATTTATTTGGACGAGATTGAATGAGTGAAATAAAGAGTTGCTCAGGACGGATAAATAGATCGAACAATTCGACCTGCGATGAAAACAAAGAAGTAAATGTTGAAAAATGATAACTCCTACGTTCCCCTCAGATTTCATTCAAAGAATTAATAAAGAAATTGGTGTATAAATGCCGGAGGTGCACGCCCATGGTATGGAACGGCCCGCTCAATAGAATCGACGATTTTCGCTACGAAATCCCTCAGAACTATAAGAAATGCATGAGAACCAGCAGTATCCTATACATTGACAGCAAGATGCTGGATACTGTGAGAGCTGATAACGCCCCGGAGCAGGCGGCGAATGTGGCATGTTTGCCTGGCATTGTTGGAAAGGCTCTTGCTATGCCTGATATTCATTGGGGATACGGTTTTCCGATAGGAGGTGTCGCCGCATTTGATGCTGAAAATGGCATAATTTCTCCTGGTGGCATAGGTTTCGACATCAACTGCGGAGTCCGCCTCGTGCGAACTAACCTTGCGGTTCAGGATATTAAACCCAAGATCAAAGAGCTCATATCCGTTTTATTCAGAAACGTTCCAGCTGGCGTTGGTTCAGAAGGTGTCACAAGCGTTGCCGCAAATCAAATAGACGACATTCTTGAGTTAGGGGCAGAATGGGCCGTTAAAAAGGGCTACGGCTGGGAAGAGGATCTTAAAGTTACGGAAGAAGAGGGGAGAATGAAGGTAGCAGATGCCGATGCGGTAAGCAAGAAAGCTAAGGATAGGGGCATCCCTCAAGTAGGATCATTGGGCTCAGGAAATCATTTTTTAGAGGTTGACGTCGTGGAGAAGATTTATGATCACGAAGCGGCTAAAGCCTTTGGACTTGTTAGCGAGGGCCAGATCGCAGTCACTATTCATTGCGGATCGCGAGGGTGTGGACACCAAATAGCAACTGATTACCTCGCTGTTATGGAGAAGTCTACGAGAGATAGAAAACTTGAACTTCCCGATCGTCAGCTTGCATGTGCGCCGTTGACTTCAAAAGAAGGTGAAAATTACTTCAAGGCCATGGCTTGTGGCGCTAACTATGCGTGGGCAAACAGACAAATGATACTCCACTGGGTCCGGCAATCGTTTGAGGAAGTCTTCAAGCGCAGTGCAGAGGATATGGATATGCACTGCGTTTACGATGTGGCACATAATATAGCGAAAATTGAGGAACACATCGTGAATGGAAAGAAAGTGAAGGTATGCGTCCATCGCAAAGGGGCAACCAGAGCATTTCCTAAAGGTATGAACGAAGTACCCGCCAAATATAGAGATATCGGGCAGCCCGTCATTATCCCTGGAGATATGGGTTCTGGCGGATACGTATTGGTTGGTACGGATAGAACTATGAAAGAGGCCTTCGGATCAACGTGTCATGGAGCAGGCCGACTGATGTCAAGAGAAGCTGCTATTCGGCGATACAGAGCAAATGAGGTGTGCGCGGAGCTTGAACGCAGGGGAATATATATTAAGTCCAGCACAAGGGATGGGATCATAGAAGAGGCTCCAGGCGCCTACAAAGACGTTGATCATGTTGTATCTATCGTAGAAGGTGCGGGGTTGTCAAAGAAAGTGGCCCGCCTTTGGCCAATCGGTGTTATGAAAGGCTGATATAAAAAAATTACAATCCAGCTGGGAGGTCGTCCAAATATACATCTAAGGGGCTACAAAATTCCATCGAGGTGAGCCGAGGATTTGATCGAATTATTGATAATCCCAATTGGAGATCTAGATGATGAGATTATCAAAGACCTTGCAGGTCGCCTTGAATCGAAGTTTGGGGTTCCCCAAATCTCATCGAAAATGCCAGTCCCTCAAGCAGCATATAACCCTTGCAGAAATCAATATGACAGTTGGCATCTTCTGAAAATCTTGAAGAATCTTCCTGGCAACATCCTTCTTGGGATTACACACGTTGACTTGTATGCTGAAGGGCTCAATTTTGTCTTCGGACGGGCGGAAGTCGGAGGGAGATGCTGTTTAATTTCAACTGCAAGGCTTTTACATCACGACACAAAGATTTTCTACAACAGAATTGAAAAAGAGGCGATCCATGAGATCGGACATGTACTAGGTCTTCGTCATTGTAGCAACAGAAAGTGTGTTATGTTTTTCTCCAATTCGATTTTTGACACTGATGCGAAGGAGGCCTGGTTTTGCGAACGTTGTTTCATTGCAATAGATCCAAGGAAATTTGCCATCAAGTCTTTCCATTAGCCTTCCTTCTGGACATGAAGTTTGATGATGAAAATTACTGAGCGAGGATAACCTTTTTTGCAACGTCACCGACAATATCCTTATATTTTTCAGGTGCCGACACCATTACAGCCCATGAGTGAACGCTTCTATTCTGCAGCGCCTTTGCCAGGGGACTGTGCCTTGCAAGGCTCTTTACTTTATTCCCATCGAGTATTGGAACGTCGGTTTTGCCGATGCGCGGTTCGGAGATTAATAGTTCCTTCTCAGGGACGTCCACGATTACATCAGATTCCTTGATTTTGGCGCGTTTAGCAATTTTCGCTTCAGCCTCTTTTCTTTTGTAATAGTTTGTAAGTTCTAAAAGACATGAAAGAGTGTTCTCATCGAGATCGGCGATGTTTATCGAAAATGCTTTCTTGTAAAGGTGGCGGTATTGTAGTGCCGTCATTATACACCTCGCTTCTCCCCCAGATCTCAATAGCTTTGATGCAAACGTACAATCAGTTTCCATTTGGATATCATTAAAGACGTCTTTAGGCGCTGATTCAGCAGCCTTGCAGAGCATCATTTCAGCAATTCGAACGGTCTTGTGGAAATATACTGA
Coding sequences:
- a CDS encoding DUF835 domain-containing protein; translation: MLEGQHIYSLISPITGSFAFMIGVYVMTKNPFLPASRFFAFLMSLFLVAGFLDFLFMNVEDEATAKILARLVIFILVIIYGGFLYISSFLISGSRWRRIFYPSYRFIIPLLIFASIPAMLVSELLMTDMGWSIPDSPAEYSLIIILAGYASAALIILADVYKHSKDSKLRTQVILLATGIASPLLWALCLAVMELFDSDLPSILSPGFLIASLFFMICVVRQKLFVISPERERGALIQIANEPAQSIYEKLSPPVCLVIESKNSSIAYGAFIDQISKGRKGILVTRYHPELISQKYGIHNTPIIWLAAQPGADRIDPSNLSVLQHTIVEFLRKGENAVVMIDGVEYLVSNNTPEKVLRVLLSIKDEVITAKSILIIPIDPETIETRYLSILEKEFECTRLYGAGTEI
- a CDS encoding RtcB family protein, yielding MVWNGPLNRIDDFRYEIPQNYKKCMRTSSILYIDSKMLDTVRADNAPEQAANVACLPGIVGKALAMPDIHWGYGFPIGGVAAFDAENGIISPGGIGFDINCGVRLVRTNLAVQDIKPKIKELISVLFRNVPAGVGSEGVTSVAANQIDDILELGAEWAVKKGYGWEEDLKVTEEEGRMKVADADAVSKKAKDRGIPQVGSLGSGNHFLEVDVVEKIYDHEAAKAFGLVSEGQIAVTIHCGSRGCGHQIATDYLAVMEKSTRDRKLELPDRQLACAPLTSKEGENYFKAMACGANYAWANRQMILHWVRQSFEEVFKRSAEDMDMHCVYDVAHNIAKIEEHIVNGKKVKVCVHRKGATRAFPKGMNEVPAKYRDIGQPVIIPGDMGSGGYVLVGTDRTMKEAFGSTCHGAGRLMSREAAIRRYRANEVCAELERRGIYIKSSTRDGIIEEAPGAYKDVDHVVSIVEGAGLSKKVARLWPIGVMKG
- a CDS encoding archaemetzincin family Zn-dependent metalloprotease, whose amino-acid sequence is MIELLIIPIGDLDDEIIKDLAGRLESKFGVPQISSKMPVPQAAYNPCRNQYDSWHLLKILKNLPGNILLGITHVDLYAEGLNFVFGRAEVGGRCCLISTARLLHHDTKIFYNRIEKEAIHEIGHVLGLRHCSNRKCVMFFSNSIFDTDAKEAWFCERCFIAIDPRKFAIKSFH